One window of Gloeothece citriformis PCC 7424 genomic DNA carries:
- a CDS encoding sensor domain-containing protein, with amino-acid sequence MPVIKSLQPLSELIANHNNWLIDQVVEDIRQIHDSYDQLTLTEAGKRAIPKLSLILIDAIENHSHLQNPSPYLNSLQTAISTTFKSQKLDRQKDTNHLIFVQKLIKLCHQCYLKILNLENFSQEQYQEFRRFINQFFENLEIELYQQNWINHLALEQEKKRQIYHQKIDLINEDIEEITDKVLSQWIVALQIQTSLQIKYGNSPSNKKRIRRLNQSITEKELSGKSIGYLNNLTDMTEQKNAEEVTTHINQEIQALFDAFPDILFRINDQGIILDYKLQEQQLLSTAPEEVIGKSIQEVFPEPIGNQLYEGIQQVLLTRQPLSLEYSLNIEDKKRFFEARIVQLNQTEIIAVIRDISARKHTELALRESEERLSTIISTNPNGLLILDREGKVLFVNPAAEILFGRPKKDLMGQILGLPIIVNNYSEIEILQPTGKMVIARIRQVKILWEEKEAFLASLVDVTDLKGAQKQLKILKQATEQSPVSVIITDAEGHIEYVNRKFEKLTGYTRQEVIGKNPRLLKSGKISQDQYKQLWRTLTSGQEWHGEFHNQKKNGELFWESASISPIKNEEGVITHFIAIKEDITRRKAQDRILAYQANYDALTGLPNRFLAIDRLKLAILQAERQEQRVAVMFIDLDRFKNVNDTLGHEYGDLLLKQVAERLKKCLRKSDTVARLGGDEFLIIIPNLKQPSHCKGIAKKILSSLEKPFNLLEEEAFISASIGITLYPDDGDDVNALMRNADTAMYLGKRGGRNDFKFYTLGMNETNRTRIIIENLLHQALKKKEIYLVYQPIMELKTEKVIGAEALLRWNNPQLGQVSPDQFIPIAEETGLINQLGAWVISQACQEVVQWKAQGTPISVAVNLSPRQFRDSKLLKIITDAIAVNGITNHDLELEITEKLLLEDSPGSQGILSQLHQMNFPLSIDDFGTGYSALSYLIKFPFNRLKIDRSFITDMTHSQKAMGLVKTIIAMSHGLNLQVIAEGVETSEQLNSLKSQGCDYAQGYFFSRPLTGEEFRYYLQLNKNPPS; translated from the coding sequence ATGCCAGTGATTAAATCTCTCCAACCTCTTAGCGAGCTAATTGCCAATCATAACAATTGGTTAATTGATCAAGTTGTCGAAGACATACGACAAATACATGATAGTTATGATCAATTGACTTTGACCGAAGCCGGAAAAAGGGCTATTCCTAAACTTTCTCTCATTTTAATCGACGCAATTGAAAATCATTCTCATCTTCAAAACCCTTCTCCCTATCTTAATTCTCTTCAGACAGCCATCTCTACCACTTTTAAAAGTCAAAAATTAGATCGGCAAAAGGACACAAATCATTTAATTTTTGTCCAAAAGTTAATCAAATTGTGTCATCAATGTTATTTGAAAATTTTAAATCTCGAAAATTTTTCTCAAGAACAATATCAAGAATTTAGGAGATTTATCAATCAATTTTTTGAAAATTTAGAAATTGAACTTTATCAGCAAAATTGGATTAATCATTTAGCCTTAGAACAAGAAAAAAAAAGGCAAATTTATCATCAAAAAATTGATTTAATTAATGAGGATATAGAAGAAATAACTGATAAAGTTTTAAGTCAATGGATCGTAGCGTTACAGATCCAGACTTCTCTTCAAATCAAGTATGGTAATAGCCCCTCAAATAAAAAACGAATCCGGCGTTTAAATCAATCTATTACAGAAAAAGAGCTATCGGGAAAAAGTATCGGCTATCTAAACAATTTAACAGATATGACAGAGCAGAAAAATGCAGAGGAGGTCACCACTCATATTAATCAAGAAATACAAGCCCTATTTGATGCTTTCCCTGATATTTTATTTCGGATCAATGACCAGGGAATAATTTTAGATTATAAGCTTCAAGAGCAACAATTGCTGTCCACTGCTCCCGAAGAAGTCATTGGAAAATCGATTCAAGAGGTTTTCCCCGAACCGATAGGAAATCAACTTTATGAAGGGATTCAACAAGTTCTCTTAACCCGGCAACCCTTAAGTCTAGAATATTCTCTAAACATTGAAGATAAAAAGCGGTTTTTTGAGGCTCGTATCGTTCAATTAAATCAGACTGAAATTATCGCCGTTATTCGTGATATTAGCGCTCGCAAGCACACCGAACTCGCTTTAAGAGAAAGTGAAGAAAGACTTTCAACCATTATTTCAACTAATCCTAATGGATTATTGATTTTAGACCGAGAAGGAAAAGTTCTTTTTGTCAATCCCGCAGCCGAAATCCTTTTCGGAAGACCCAAAAAAGATTTAATGGGACAAATTTTAGGACTTCCCATTATCGTTAATAATTATAGTGAAATAGAAATCCTTCAACCGACCGGAAAAATGGTCATTGCCCGGATAAGACAGGTTAAAATTCTCTGGGAAGAAAAAGAAGCTTTTTTAGCCTCCTTAGTGGATGTTACTGATCTTAAAGGAGCGCAAAAACAATTAAAAATCCTCAAGCAAGCCACCGAACAAAGTCCAGTTTCAGTCATTATTACCGATGCCGAAGGCCACATAGAATATGTTAATAGGAAATTTGAAAAACTGACAGGATACACTCGACAAGAAGTGATCGGAAAAAATCCTCGACTTCTCAAATCTGGTAAAATTTCTCAAGACCAATACAAACAGTTATGGCGAACCCTAACATCAGGTCAGGAATGGCATGGGGAATTTCACAATCAAAAAAAGAATGGAGAACTATTTTGGGAATCGGCTTCTATCTCCCCGATCAAAAATGAAGAAGGCGTAATTACTCATTTTATAGCCATTAAAGAGGACATTACCCGACGTAAAGCCCAAGACAGAATTCTCGCTTATCAAGCTAATTATGATGCCCTTACCGGCTTACCTAATCGTTTTTTAGCCATAGACAGACTCAAACTCGCCATCTTACAAGCAGAACGCCAAGAACAACGAGTAGCGGTCATGTTTATCGACTTAGATCGCTTCAAAAATGTCAATGATACCCTCGGCCATGAATACGGAGATTTACTCTTAAAACAAGTCGCTGAACGCTTAAAAAAATGTTTGCGAAAAAGCGATACTGTAGCCCGACTTGGAGGCGATGAATTTTTAATTATTATTCCCAATTTAAAACAACCCAGTCATTGTAAAGGAATTGCCAAGAAAATTCTCTCTAGTCTAGAAAAACCCTTTAATTTATTAGAAGAAGAAGCCTTTATTTCTGCCAGTATTGGGATTACCCTTTATCCGGATGATGGCGATGATGTTAACGCTTTAATGCGGAATGCAGATACAGCCATGTATCTAGGAAAACGAGGAGGGCGCAACGATTTTAAATTTTACACCCTAGGCATGAATGAGACAAATCGGACTAGGATAATCATAGAAAATTTATTGCATCAAGCCCTTAAAAAAAAGGAAATCTATCTCGTTTATCAGCCGATCATGGAGTTAAAAACTGAAAAAGTGATTGGGGCAGAAGCCTTACTTCGCTGGAATAATCCCCAATTAGGTCAAGTGAGTCCAGACCAATTTATTCCCATCGCTGAAGAAACCGGATTAATTAATCAATTAGGCGCGTGGGTAATTTCCCAAGCCTGTCAAGAAGTCGTCCAATGGAAAGCCCAAGGAACTCCGATATCAGTCGCTGTTAATCTTTCTCCCCGTCAATTTAGAGACTCAAAATTGCTCAAAATAATTACCGATGCTATTGCGGTTAACGGAATTACTAACCATGACTTAGAATTAGAAATTACCGAAAAATTATTATTAGAAGATTCTCCCGGTTCCCAAGGAATTCTCTCTCAACTCCATCAGATGAATTTTCCCCTCTCTATTGACGATTTTGGAACGGGTTATTCTGCCCTCTCCTATCTGATTAAATTTCCGTTTAACCGTTTAAAAATTGACCGTTCGTTTATTACCGATATGACTCACAGTCAAAAAGCAATGGGATTAGTCAAAACGATTATTGCGATGAGTCACGGGTTAAATTTACAAGTCATAGCCGAAGGCGTAGAAACATCCGAACAACTCAACA
- a CDS encoding dihydrolipoyl dehydrogenase family protein, whose product MAVDYDLIVIGGGSGGLVVAAASALLKAKVALIEKDKLGGDCLWSGCVPSKSLIEASRLAYQIKHSQRFGIYTEATEINFTQAMGYVQEVIATIEPNDSPERFRGFGVEVIFGSGRFIDRGTFEVNGQKLTARAFVIATGSRPAIPPIEGLKEVGFLTNEQVFSLTERPPSLAIIGAGPIGCELGQAFYRLGTEVTLISSRDQLLPKEEPEASAVVETQFIKEGIKIIKNNRVEKVERVDGKKKVWVGNIPLMVDEILVAAGRSPNLETLNLEAAGVTHNSKGINVNQKLQTTNPKIYACGDVLGGYQFTHVASYQASIVIPNALFLPLKKVDYRVIPWATFTDPELARVGLTEAEARKKYNDVDVLKQEFADIDRAQAEGSPQGFAKFIIRSDGEILGAHIVGSSAAELIHEVVLAMSHKLKISALRGIHIYPTLSEVNSKAALLLTKEKYDKNKTLQNLLKTLFNFLRKL is encoded by the coding sequence ATGGCTGTTGATTACGATTTAATTGTGATTGGTGGGGGTTCAGGGGGGTTAGTCGTGGCGGCGGCTTCAGCCTTACTGAAAGCAAAAGTCGCTTTAATCGAAAAAGATAAACTCGGCGGAGATTGTTTATGGTCGGGTTGTGTCCCCAGTAAATCTTTGATTGAAGCCTCTAGATTAGCTTATCAAATCAAACATAGTCAACGCTTCGGCATTTATACCGAGGCGACAGAGATTAATTTTACCCAAGCAATGGGTTATGTGCAAGAAGTCATTGCAACCATTGAACCGAATGATTCTCCAGAACGGTTTCGAGGGTTCGGGGTAGAGGTCATTTTCGGCTCAGGACGGTTTATAGATCGAGGAACGTTTGAAGTCAACGGACAAAAATTAACCGCCAGAGCTTTTGTTATTGCCACCGGCTCTCGTCCGGCAATTCCTCCGATTGAGGGATTAAAAGAGGTCGGGTTTTTGACTAATGAGCAAGTTTTTTCTTTAACTGAACGTCCCCCTTCTTTAGCCATTATAGGAGCAGGGCCGATCGGTTGTGAATTAGGACAAGCTTTTTATCGTTTGGGAACAGAAGTCACCCTTATTTCCAGTCGTGACCAACTTTTACCGAAGGAAGAGCCGGAAGCTTCTGCCGTTGTCGAGACACAATTTATTAAAGAAGGCATCAAGATTATTAAAAATAATCGAGTTGAAAAGGTAGAAAGAGTTGACGGTAAAAAAAAGGTTTGGGTTGGGAATATTCCTCTAATGGTTGATGAAATTTTAGTGGCTGCCGGTCGGAGTCCTAATCTTGAAACCCTCAATTTAGAAGCAGCCGGTGTCACCCATAACTCAAAAGGAATTAACGTTAATCAAAAACTGCAAACCACTAACCCTAAAATTTATGCCTGTGGGGATGTTTTAGGAGGCTATCAATTTACTCATGTTGCCTCCTATCAGGCGAGTATTGTTATTCCTAACGCGCTCTTTTTGCCCTTAAAAAAAGTCGATTATCGGGTGATTCCTTGGGCAACTTTTACCGATCCGGAATTAGCAAGAGTTGGCTTAACAGAAGCAGAAGCCAGAAAAAAATATAATGATGTTGATGTATTAAAACAAGAATTCGCCGATATTGATCGCGCACAAGCCGAAGGCTCGCCTCAAGGATTTGCTAAATTCATTATTCGCTCCGATGGAGAAATTTTAGGAGCGCATATTGTCGGGTCATCCGCCGCCGAACTCATTCACGAAGTCGTTTTAGCCATGTCCCACAAGTTGAAAATTTCTGCTCTGAGAGGAATTCATATTTATCCTACCCTTTCAGAAGTTAATAGTAAAGCTGCACTCTTGTTGACCAAAGAAAAATATGATAAAAATAAAACCTTACAAAACTTATTAAAAACTTTGTTTAACTTTTTACGAAAACTTTAA
- a CDS encoding PhoX family protein — MTIKRRDFLTFLGIGVGTVAIGSSGQSPLTQKTIASSIPNPLAQGMSKTDIFAIKLPLPLDIDNLTPEQQKLVYRTYEVVDDIVLPSGFTYDVIAAWGDKVGDSRFGYNNDYLSFIETAPNEGLLTINFEYISSNTWLDTYEKVIGKPLRFIDIKTDVPEYQESIQVFELPENDPLKVQLQQVCEQALIDLGIGVISLRRNEKGQWERTYSKTDRRITGISGLKDGRYLKSTGPAVAVFQKTNKLGYDDKLGDKIIGTFQNCAGGTTPWGTVFSAEENFQDQVPEPVMADGSSFAPSTTPLTVDVTNRNDRTYVDVNGWSHVFGLAGNKYGWMVEVDPANPSDYGTKHTWLGRYRHEAVAFLAVADKPLAVYSGCDRRGGHLYKFVSKGKVKTLQDKGNSRLMEDGMLYGAKFNPDGTGRWIALNPDTPIDPVLPSQVEGRNGEGMISLPNPNRTEGGIISVTRDDFIRDYKQQFKTLNDLYQGNPTEKQGAILIDAHFAANAVGVTCTARPEDTDMSEDGTLYITFTSGTPGSDGGPDKQIFKGPNGETPYEFGWIMRLVEDNREPAAMTFRWALFATGGEPAKGGLGFSNPDNLVHDNQGNIWMVTDMSTSSQNRAIPSRVVEGQPLSQTNLLGLFGNNSTWFIPTRGENAGNAYPFAIGPMDTEMTGPWFTSDNKTLFISVQHPGEVGSIRQNMESETRTFVMQTTNGEEFTQQRKVPIGSNWPSQKSNDPPRPAVVAIRRVNNQVIS, encoded by the coding sequence ATGACTATCAAACGTCGTGATTTTTTAACGTTTTTAGGGATTGGCGTGGGAACAGTTGCTATTGGGTCATCCGGTCAATCTCCCTTGACTCAAAAAACCATCGCTTCATCTATCCCTAATCCTTTAGCTCAAGGGATGTCAAAAACCGATATTTTTGCTATTAAACTGCCTCTTCCTCTTGATATTGATAATTTAACTCCAGAGCAGCAAAAATTAGTTTATCGTACCTATGAAGTGGTCGATGATATCGTCTTACCCTCCGGGTTTACTTATGATGTGATTGCGGCTTGGGGGGATAAAGTCGGAGACTCTCGCTTTGGCTACAATAATGATTATTTGTCTTTTATCGAAACAGCCCCTAATGAAGGATTACTGACGATTAATTTTGAATATATTAGCAGTAATACTTGGTTAGACACCTATGAAAAAGTTATCGGTAAACCTTTACGTTTTATAGATATTAAAACCGATGTTCCCGAATATCAAGAAAGTATTCAAGTTTTTGAATTACCCGAAAACGACCCCTTAAAAGTTCAACTCCAACAAGTCTGTGAACAAGCACTGATTGATTTAGGAATTGGAGTAATTTCTCTGCGCCGCAACGAAAAAGGTCAATGGGAAAGAACCTATTCTAAAACCGATCGAAGAATTACGGGAATTTCAGGACTTAAAGACGGACGTTATCTTAAATCTACTGGCCCGGCTGTAGCGGTTTTTCAAAAAACCAATAAACTAGGCTACGATGATAAACTCGGAGACAAAATTATTGGAACGTTTCAAAACTGCGCCGGCGGAACAACCCCTTGGGGAACGGTGTTTAGTGCTGAGGAAAACTTTCAAGATCAAGTCCCTGAACCCGTCATGGCCGATGGATCATCTTTTGCTCCTTCTACCACTCCCTTAACCGTTGATGTGACTAATAGGAATGATAGGACTTATGTAGATGTTAATGGGTGGTCTCATGTCTTTGGTTTAGCCGGCAATAAATATGGTTGGATGGTGGAAGTTGACCCCGCTAACCCCAGTGACTACGGAACAAAACATACTTGGTTAGGCCGCTATCGCCATGAAGCAGTGGCCTTTCTCGCTGTCGCCGATAAACCTTTGGCCGTTTATTCAGGATGCGATCGCCGAGGGGGTCATTTATATAAATTCGTCTCCAAAGGGAAGGTCAAAACCCTTCAAGATAAAGGGAATTCCCGTTTAATGGAAGATGGGATGTTATATGGCGCTAAATTTAACCCCGATGGAACGGGACGCTGGATCGCCTTAAATCCGGATACCCCGATCGATCCAGTGCTACCCTCTCAAGTGGAAGGGAGAAACGGAGAAGGAATGATTTCTCTCCCTAACCCCAACCGTACCGAAGGGGGTATTATTTCCGTCACCCGTGATGATTTTATTAGGGATTATAAACAGCAATTTAAAACCTTAAACGACCTTTATCAAGGAAATCCAACGGAAAAGCAAGGAGCGATTTTAATTGATGCTCATTTTGCCGCCAATGCTGTGGGGGTCACTTGTACGGCGCGGCCAGAAGATACAGATATGAGTGAAGATGGGACACTCTATATTACCTTTACCTCTGGGACACCCGGCAGTGATGGGGGGCCGGATAAACAAATTTTTAAAGGCCCTAACGGGGAAACCCCCTACGAATTTGGCTGGATCATGCGTCTGGTTGAGGATAATCGAGAGCCGGCAGCGATGACCTTTCGATGGGCGCTATTTGCGACGGGAGGAGAACCGGCAAAAGGCGGCCTCGGTTTTTCTAACCCCGATAATCTCGTCCACGATAACCAAGGGAATATATGGATGGTGACAGATATGTCTACCAGTAGTCAAAATCGGGCGATTCCCAGTCGGGTTGTGGAGGGTCAACCACTCAGTCAAACGAATTTACTGGGGTTATTTGGCAATAATAGCACTTGGTTTATTCCCACGAGGGGAGAAAATGCGGGTAATGCTTATCCTTTTGCGATCGGCCCGATGGATACAGAAATGACCGGCCCTTGGTTTACATCGGATAATAAAACTTTATTTATTTCTGTGCAACATCCCGGAGAAGTTGGCAGTATTCGGCAAAATATGGAGTCTGAAACTCGGACTTTTGTGATGCAAACCACTAACGGAGAGGAATTTACCCAACAACGGAAAGTTCCCATTGGGTCAAATTGGCCGAGTCAAAAATCTAATGATCCTCCTCGTCCGGCGGTGGTAGCGATTCGACGAGTTAATAATCAAGTCATTAGTTAA
- a CDS encoding Tex family protein: MVNIPQIIATELSLRPQQVNNALELLAEGATIPFIARYRKEKTGSLDETQLRSIFDRYTYLTDLESRKQVILEAIDYQNKLTEDLKNKIEACLQKNELEDLYLPYKPKRRTRATIAKEQGLEALAELIKSLNSLKAKPVSLRQEAAQYINEEKNIKSEEDALNGASDILAEEVADKAEIRAYLREYLMKEGVFISRLKEEYPEGSTKYEMYRNFQASVKKIAPHNILALFRGESEGILTVDLDFDPNFVQSYLESQEIQTKIPEIKDFYQKMLKDGFNRLIKPSLIREVRSDRKTWADLESIKTFEENLRNLLLSPPAGMKPTMAIDPGFRTGCKVSILSETGKFLDYQAIFPHSGNNQRLEAEKTVKKLIETYQIELIAIGNGTASRETDQFITEVLKTLAQKPIKVIVNESGASIYSASDIAREEFPDLDVTVRGAISIGRRLQDPLAELVKIDPKSIGVGQYQHDVDQKLLKKKLEETVESCVNYVGVDLNTASKQLLIFVSGITPSIANNIVEYRNQNGAFKNRKDLLKVSKLGAKSFEQSAGFLRIRGGENPLDNTAVHPESYGVVKAIASSLGVSLKDITQVSSRLQTLDLKQFVTDTIGIPTLKDLIQELEKPGRDPREQFQYATFQEGITEISDLKEGMLLEGIITNVVNFGAFVDVGVHQDGLVHISQIADHFISDPKQVVKVGQVVKVRVMEVNEKLRRISLSMKEAN, translated from the coding sequence ATGGTCAATATTCCTCAAATTATTGCAACAGAATTATCTTTACGTCCTCAACAAGTTAATAATGCTTTGGAATTATTGGCAGAAGGAGCAACCATTCCTTTTATTGCTCGTTACCGCAAAGAAAAAACCGGCAGTCTCGATGAAACTCAATTAAGATCTATCTTTGATCGTTATACTTATTTAACCGATTTAGAAAGCCGTAAACAAGTCATTTTAGAAGCGATTGACTATCAAAATAAACTCACTGAAGACCTAAAAAATAAAATAGAAGCTTGTTTACAAAAAAATGAATTAGAAGACCTTTATTTACCGTACAAACCGAAACGCCGCACTAGAGCAACTATTGCAAAAGAACAAGGGTTAGAGGCTTTAGCCGAGTTGATTAAATCTCTCAATTCTCTAAAAGCAAAACCCGTTTCTCTCCGTCAAGAAGCCGCTCAATATATTAATGAAGAAAAGAACATTAAAAGCGAAGAAGATGCCTTAAATGGAGCATCAGATATATTAGCTGAAGAAGTTGCAGACAAGGCAGAAATCCGAGCTTACTTACGGGAATATTTGATGAAAGAGGGGGTTTTTATCTCTCGACTTAAAGAGGAATATCCCGAAGGAAGTACCAAATATGAAATGTATCGAAACTTTCAAGCATCGGTCAAGAAAATTGCGCCTCATAATATTTTAGCCTTATTTAGAGGAGAATCAGAAGGAATTTTAACGGTTGATCTCGATTTTGATCCTAACTTTGTGCAATCCTATTTGGAATCTCAGGAAATCCAGACTAAAATTCCCGAAATCAAAGACTTTTACCAAAAAATGCTTAAAGATGGGTTCAACCGTTTAATTAAACCCTCTTTAATTCGAGAAGTGCGATCGGATCGCAAAACTTGGGCAGATTTGGAATCGATTAAAACCTTTGAAGAAAATTTAAGAAATTTGTTACTGTCTCCCCCCGCCGGCATGAAACCAACGATGGCGATAGATCCGGGTTTTCGCACTGGATGTAAAGTCTCCATCCTATCAGAAACCGGCAAATTTTTAGACTATCAAGCGATCTTCCCTCATTCGGGAAATAATCAACGTCTTGAAGCCGAAAAAACGGTCAAAAAACTAATAGAAACCTATCAGATAGAATTAATAGCGATCGGCAATGGGACAGCATCAAGAGAAACGGATCAATTTATTACAGAAGTTTTAAAAACCTTAGCCCAAAAACCGATCAAAGTCATCGTCAATGAATCCGGGGCTTCTATTTATTCTGCATCCGATATTGCTAGAGAAGAATTTCCGGATTTAGATGTTACAGTACGGGGGGCGATTAGTATCGGAAGACGATTACAAGATCCTCTAGCAGAATTAGTTAAAATTGATCCTAAATCTATTGGTGTTGGACAATATCAACATGATGTCGATCAGAAATTATTGAAAAAGAAACTAGAAGAAACCGTAGAAAGTTGTGTCAATTATGTAGGGGTTGATTTAAATACCGCCTCTAAACAACTGTTGATTTTTGTTTCGGGAATTACTCCGAGTATTGCCAATAATATTGTTGAATATCGCAATCAAAATGGAGCATTTAAAAATCGGAAAGACTTACTTAAAGTCTCTAAATTGGGGGCAAAATCTTTTGAACAATCTGCCGGATTTTTACGAATTCGGGGAGGAGAAAACCCGTTAGATAATACCGCCGTTCATCCCGAAAGTTATGGAGTAGTGAAAGCGATCGCCTCTTCTTTGGGGGTTTCTTTAAAAGACATTACTCAAGTCAGTTCCCGTTTACAAACTTTAGATCTCAAGCAATTTGTCACCGATACTATTGGGATACCAACGTTAAAAGATCTCATTCAAGAATTAGAAAAACCCGGAAGAGATCCCAGAGAACAATTTCAGTATGCGACTTTTCAAGAGGGAATTACAGAAATTTCCGATTTAAAAGAAGGGATGCTATTAGAAGGAATTATTACTAATGTGGTGAATTTTGGGGCGTTTGTCGATGTGGGAGTTCATCAAGATGGATTAGTTCATATTTCTCAAATCGCGGATCATTTTATTAGCGATCCGAAACAGGTGGTTAAAGTCGGACAAGTGGTTAAAGTTCGGGTAATGGAAGTTAATGAGAAATTAAGACGAATTAGTTTATCCATGAAAGAAGCCAATTAA
- a CDS encoding TIGR03943 family putative permease subunit encodes MTSLAKLKTLNFKFLLPGLDVLALLGWGALLLKYWLTGQLKLLIHPNYFLLVLVTGLVLLGLGGYKGWLFVQSLRKRPSNNTQETVQHITLFPPGWGSGLLILTALAGFLINPGVLSSQVALQRGVSEALPITREQPQAFVATVKPEDRTLIDWVRTLNVYPEPDAYTGQKVNLKGFVVHLPQLPEDYLLLTRFILTCCAVDAYPVGLPVKLETNRNQYPPDTWLQVEGEMMTETLRVNSQTLQATDTEKRQLVIKAKTIKKIPTPSDPYGY; translated from the coding sequence ATGACTTCCCTGGCAAAACTCAAAACTCTTAATTTCAAGTTTCTCTTACCTGGGTTAGATGTTCTAGCCTTGTTAGGATGGGGAGCGTTATTACTGAAATATTGGCTCACAGGACAACTCAAATTACTCATACATCCCAATTATTTTTTATTGGTTTTGGTGACCGGACTTGTTTTATTAGGTTTGGGGGGATATAAAGGATGGCTGTTTGTCCAATCTTTAAGAAAACGTCCCTCAAATAATACTCAGGAAACGGTACAACATATTACTCTATTTCCTCCTGGGTGGGGCAGTGGGTTATTAATTCTAACTGCTTTAGCCGGATTTTTAATTAATCCAGGGGTTTTAAGTTCTCAGGTGGCACTTCAACGAGGAGTCAGTGAAGCACTCCCTATCACTAGAGAGCAACCCCAAGCGTTTGTCGCTACTGTTAAACCCGAAGATAGAACCTTAATAGACTGGGTACGAACTCTTAACGTTTATCCTGAACCGGATGCTTATACAGGGCAAAAAGTAAATCTAAAAGGGTTTGTGGTTCATTTACCCCAACTTCCAGAAGATTATTTACTCCTAACTCGGTTTATTTTGACTTGTTGTGCTGTCGATGCTTATCCGGTAGGGTTGCCGGTTAAACTGGAAACCAATCGAAATCAATATCCGCCGGATACTTGGTTACAAGTTGAAGGGGAAATGATGACAGAAACTTTGAGGGTTAATAGTCAAACTTTACAAGCTACAGATACCGAAAAACGTCAATTAGTGATTAAAGCTAAAACCATCAAAAAAATTCCTACCCCCTCAGATCCTTATGGATATTAA
- a CDS encoding permease produces the protein MDQLYSAFTVFLSLLVEAIPFLLLGVVLSSTLLIFVNVDKLIKIMPKNPILGAIVGSCIGFLFPVCECGNVPVARRLLLEGMPTSVAIAFLLAAPTINPVVVWSTWVAFQDQPEIVIGRVVFSVTIAITIACVFSVQKDPRPLLQPLLAKRIYCLTSSPRQQGEPVSTPLATVPTLLQSGTYLLGQGGKPLRMDSTLTANVVMSKPNSKFKIFVENVVQETRELGGVLILGSAIAAGIQIFVPREIILSLGQDTITSILAMMLLAAIVSICSTVDSFFALSFAATFTSSSLLAFLVFGPMIDLKAMGLMLSIFKPRMLIYLFALTAQLTFILALGHSYLF, from the coding sequence ATTGATCAGCTATACAGTGCCTTCACAGTCTTTCTGAGTCTGTTAGTCGAGGCTATCCCATTTCTCTTATTAGGTGTGGTACTATCGAGTACCCTACTAATTTTTGTAAATGTGGATAAGTTAATCAAAATCATGCCTAAGAACCCGATTTTAGGCGCAATAGTGGGGAGTTGTATCGGATTTTTATTTCCGGTCTGTGAATGTGGTAACGTTCCTGTCGCTCGCCGTTTATTATTAGAAGGTATGCCCACTTCAGTGGCGATCGCTTTTTTACTAGCAGCCCCCACTATTAATCCTGTGGTAGTCTGGTCGACTTGGGTGGCCTTTCAAGACCAACCAGAAATTGTCATCGGACGAGTGGTCTTTTCTGTGACCATTGCGATTACCATTGCTTGTGTATTCAGTGTCCAAAAAGATCCTCGTCCCCTTTTACAACCTTTGTTGGCGAAACGAATCTATTGTCTAACTTCCTCCCCTCGTCAACAAGGCGAACCCGTTTCAACTCCACTGGCTACCGTTCCTACTTTATTACAGTCTGGAACTTATCTACTCGGTCAAGGGGGAAAACCTCTACGGATGGATTCAACTTTGACCGCTAATGTAGTCATGAGTAAACCTAACTCCAAGTTTAAAATTTTTGTGGAAAATGTGGTACAAGAAACGCGAGAATTAGGAGGGGTGTTAATTTTAGGCAGTGCGATCGCTGCGGGAATTCAAATTTTTGTCCCTAGAGAAATTATTCTCAGTTTGGGTCAAGATACGATAACGTCCATTTTAGCCATGATGCTATTGGCCGCCATTGTGTCGATTTGCTCAACGGTAGATTCGTTTTTTGCCCTTTCTTTTGCTGCTACCTTTACCTCTAGCTCATTATTAGCTTTTTTGGTCTTTGGCCCGATGATTGATCTCAAAGCGATGGGATTGATGCTATCGATTTTTAAGCCGAGAATGTTGATTTATCTGTTTGCTTTAACAGCACAATTAACCTTTATCCTGGCCTTAGGTCATAGTTATTTATTTTAA